The genomic DNA GCGCTGGCCGCCGCGCTCGTCGGCAGGCAGAGTGAAGTGCTCGGTTCGATGGAGGAGCTGGGGCGGGCCTCGGACGGCGCCTGGGACCGCGCTCAGAGCGACCCCGACGCCCCTGCCCCGACCTGGACCCTCTACCGCCTCCGGCCGGAAGAGGTGGAGTTCTTCCAGGGAGACGCGAGGCGTCGGCACGTACGGCTCGTCTACCGACGCACGGAGGAGGGCTGGCTCAAGGAACTGCTGTGGCCGTGAAGTCGCCCGCGCGGCCGTCCGCGAACGCGTGCTCCCGCGCACCTGGGGGGGCGGATTCACCCCCGGGGCCGGAACACCGGCACCGTGACCTCCCCCGCCGGCCGGAACGCCGCCTCCAGTTCCATGCCCACCCGTAGCTCGGCCGCCGCGCACTCCACCACCTCGGTCATCATCCGCGGCCCCTCGGCGAGGTCGACGACAGCGGCGACGTACGGGGTGCGCTCCCCGAAGGGGGGCAGGTCGTTGCGGTGGACGACGGACCAGGTGTAGAGCGTGGCGCGGCCGCTCGCACGCTCCCAGGTGACGTCGTCGCTCCAGCAGTGCGGGCAGAACTCGCGAGGGTAGTGGTGGGTGCGGCCGCAGCCGGCGCAGCGGCGGAGCAGCAGGACGCCCTCGGCGGCGGCGTCCCAGTACGGGCGGGTGAACGCGTCGGTCTCCGGCTCGTCGAACCGCCGCCCGCTCACTGGAACAGCCCGAACGCGCTGTCCAGCGACCACGTCTGCCACGACATCCCGAACAGCCCGACGACCGAGATCAGCGCCATCATCGAGTTCTGCCCCTGCTCCGCCCAGTCGTGGATCATGAGGACGAGGTAGAAGAGATTGAGCAGCAGGCCGCCGACCAGCGCGAGCGGCGTCAGCAGGCCGACGATCAGCCCCAGCCCGAGGGCGAGCTCTGCGTACACGACGACGTACGCCATCGTGCGCGGCCGGGGCGCGACCACCGCGTCGAAGCCGCCGCGTACGACGCTCCACCGGTGCTTGGCCGCGACGTCCGCCGCCCACGCGATCCCGGTCCCGCGCTCGAACCACGCCTTCTTGTCCTTGTGCCGCCAACTCTCCAGCCACCACAGCCCGAGCCCGATACGCAGCACGGCCAGCCACTCCGCGCCGCCGAGCCAGATCGAGTCCATACGCACTCGCCCTCCCCACCGGGTTTCTGACGGTACGTCAGTTCAGCGTACGAGCAGCGCTCACGCAAGAGGCCCGCGTCACCGATCCCCCACAACCAGAGGCCCTGCGCCACCGGCCCCCCTCACCCCTCCCACAGCCGTGATCAATCCGCAACCAATTCCGGTCTTGACCGAGACCCATCAACGGTGGGCGTGATTACGCTCGCGCTCATGGCCGACTCGACTGCTACTTCGACGCCCCGTGCGGTGCCGTCCCACGAGGACCGCCCCGTCTACGTCATCGGCGGCGGACCGGGCGGCCTCGCCGCGGCGCACGCACTGCGCGCCCAGGGCGTACGGGCCGTCGTACTGGAGAAGTCCGACCGCGTCGGCGCGTCCTGGCGCCGCCACTACGACCGGCTGCACCTGCACACCACCCGGCGCCTGTCGGCCCTGCCCGGCCTGCCCATGCCGCGCTCCTTCGGGCGCTGGGTGTCGCGGGACAACGTGGTGCGCTACCTGGAGAAGTACGTCGAACACCACCAGCTGGAGATCGTGACGGGGGTCGAGGTCTCGCGCGTCGAACCCGCGCCCGACGGCACCGGCTGGCTGCTGCACGCCACCGGCGGCCGTGAACTCACCGGCAGCGCGGTCGTCGTCGCCACCGGCCACAACCACACCCCGCACCTGCCCGACTGGCCCGGCCGCGACGCCTACACCGGCGAGCTGCTGCACGCCGGCGACTACCGCAACGCCACGCCCCACGCCGGCCGTGACGTCCTTGTCGTCGGCGTCGGCAACACCGGCGCCGAGATCGCCGTCGATCTGGTGGAGGGCGGCGCCTCGCGGGTGCGGCTCGCGGTGCGCACGGCGCCGCACATCGTGCGCCGGTCGACCGCGGGCTGGGCGGCCCAGTTCACGGGGATCGTCGTACGACGGCTGCCGGTGCGTCTCGTCGACCTCCTCGCCGGGCCGATGGCCAGGCTCAGCGTGCCGGACCTGTCGGCCCAGGGGCTGCCGCGCCCTGACACCGGTCTGTACTCCCGCGTGCGCGAGGGGTCGATCCCCGTGCAGGACGTCGGGCTCATCGACGCCGTGCGCAAGGGGCGGGTCGAGATCGTCGCCGCCGTCGACGGGTTCGAGGACGGGAAGGTCGTCCTCGCCGACGGCAACCGCATCGGTCCGGACGTCGTCATCGCCGCGACCGGTTACGCCCGCGCCCTGGAGGACCTCGTCGGCCACCTCGACGTCCTCGACGGCCGCGGCCGCCCGACCGTCCACGGCGCCCGCACCCCACGCACGGCCCCCGGCCTGTACTTCACCGGGTTCACCAACCCCATCAGCGGCATGTTCCGCGAACTCGCGATCGACGCGGAGAAGATCGCGAAGGCGGTCGCCAAGGCGCTCGCGAGGACGACCGCAAGAACGCCCGCGTAGACGACGGCCTCACAGGGGGGCGGCCTCACAAGGAACGGCCTTCCAAGGCGCGACCTCGCAAGGGACAGCCTCGCAAGGCGCGACCTTGCAAGGGACAGCCTCGCGAGGGGCGACCTCTCGCAAAGGACGGCCTCCCGCAAAGGACGGCCTCGCAAGAGGCGGCCAGGCCGGCAGTCCCCGTCGGCGCCGTCGCTCCGCCGCGCCGTCGCTCCGCCGTGCCTGAGATTCCCCGGACGCGTTCCCCTTCGGCCCCTGGCGGGTACAAAAC from Streptomyces avermitilis MA-4680 = NBRC 14893 includes the following:
- a CDS encoding Zn-ribbon domain-containing OB-fold protein gives rise to the protein MSGRRFDEPETDAFTRPYWDAAAEGVLLLRRCAGCGRTHHYPREFCPHCWSDDVTWERASGRATLYTWSVVHRNDLPPFGERTPYVAAVVDLAEGPRMMTEVVECAAAELRVGMELEAAFRPAGEVTVPVFRPRG
- a CDS encoding DoxX family membrane protein is translated as MDSIWLGGAEWLAVLRIGLGLWWLESWRHKDKKAWFERGTGIAWAADVAAKHRWSVVRGGFDAVVAPRPRTMAYVVVYAELALGLGLIVGLLTPLALVGGLLLNLFYLVLMIHDWAEQGQNSMMALISVVGLFGMSWQTWSLDSAFGLFQ
- a CDS encoding flavin-containing monooxygenase, yielding MADSTATSTPRAVPSHEDRPVYVIGGGPGGLAAAHALRAQGVRAVVLEKSDRVGASWRRHYDRLHLHTTRRLSALPGLPMPRSFGRWVSRDNVVRYLEKYVEHHQLEIVTGVEVSRVEPAPDGTGWLLHATGGRELTGSAVVVATGHNHTPHLPDWPGRDAYTGELLHAGDYRNATPHAGRDVLVVGVGNTGAEIAVDLVEGGASRVRLAVRTAPHIVRRSTAGWAAQFTGIVVRRLPVRLVDLLAGPMARLSVPDLSAQGLPRPDTGLYSRVREGSIPVQDVGLIDAVRKGRVEIVAAVDGFEDGKVVLADGNRIGPDVVIAATGYARALEDLVGHLDVLDGRGRPTVHGARTPRTAPGLYFTGFTNPISGMFRELAIDAEKIAKAVAKALARTTARTPA